A genomic window from Diceros bicornis minor isolate mBicDic1 chromosome 35, mDicBic1.mat.cur, whole genome shotgun sequence includes:
- the SUSD2 gene encoding sushi domain-containing protein 2, whose amino-acid sequence MKLPLLPWALLLLATAPGPGSGPTAGAQESCSYRCGDWNEQCSCRPTCSGLGTCCSDFRDFCLEISPYSDSMMGGKDFVVQHLNWFNSTDGVICRFNESIQTRGHVDSLGLVHCVSPLLYETGRIPFTLSMDNGRSFPRSGTWLAVHPNKVSQTTKIQLENETRWQYYGTAGTKGNLTLTWQATVLPTHFVTIELWGYEETGKPYSGEWTAKWSYLYPLATNVSNSGFFTFTPKPAPQNYQRWEVGAIRIINSQYSSGEKDVQALWSNEHALAWHLGDDFREDPVAWARTQCLAWEELEDQLPNFLEELPDCPCTLAQARADTGRFHTDYGCDIEHGSECTYHPGAVHCVRSVQASPRYASGQQCCYTAAGTQLLTADSTGGSTPDRGHDWGAPPFRAPPRVPGLSHWLYDVISFYHCCLWAPECSRYMRRRPSSDCRTYRPPRLASAFGDPHFVTFDGANFTFNGHGEYVLLEAALTGLSVQARAQPGTTPEGTQARGTGLTAVAVQEGNSDVVEVRLADGVGVLQVLLNQEVLSFAEQSWMDLQGMFLSVAAEDSVSIMLSSGAGLEVSIQGPFLSVTVLLPEKFLNHTRGLLGTLNDNPTDDFTLRSGQVLSAGASSRQLFQFGADWAVENASSLLTYDSLLLVKDFLYGPKHDPTFQPLFPDETTPNSSQATEVAELCGDNHFCSYDVAATGSLSVGNATRTAYQLHQSRVQSLQSVVSCGWLAPPLNGGKEGIRYLVGSTIHFHCDSGYSLSGAEASTCQADGTWSTTTPTCQPRHSYTVLLSIIFGGLAVAALVAVVYVVLCRRKGNMAIWGSQP is encoded by the exons ATGAAGCTGCCTctcctgccctgggccctgctgcTGCTGGCGACAGCCCCCGGCCCAGGCTCGGGGCCTACAGCAG gtgcccaggagagctgctcCTACCGCTGTGGGGACTGGAACGAGCAGTGCTCCTGCCGCCCGACCTGCTCTGGCCTGGGCACCTGCTGCTCGGACTTTCGGGACTTCTGCCTGGAGATCTCGCCCTACTCGGACTCCATGATGGGCGGCAAGGACTTCGTGGTGCAGCATCTCAATTGGTTCAACTCCACGGACGGCGTGATCTGCAG gTTTAATGAGAGCATCCAGACCCGCGGCCATGTGGACTCCTTGGGACTTGTGCACTGTGTGTCACCTTTGCTCTATGAAACTGGCCGCATTCCCTTCACACTGTCCATGGACAATGGCCGCTCCTTCCCGCGCTCGGGCACCTGGCTGGCTG TGCACCCCAACAAAGTGTCGCAGACAACAAAGATCCAGCTGGAGAACGAGACCCGCTGGCAATACTATGGCACCGCAGGCACCAAGGGTAACCTCACCTTGACCTGGCAAGCCACAGTTCTGCCCACGCACTTCGTCACCATTGAGCTGTGGGGTTACGAGGAGACAG GGAAGCCATACTCAGGGGAGTGGACAGCAAAGTGGTCATACCTGTACCCCCTGGCCAcaaatgtctccaactccggcTTCTTCACCTTCACCCCGAAACCTGCACCTCAAAACTACCAGAGATGGGAAGTGGGTGCTATTCGGATCATCAACAGCCAATACTCCTCTGGGGAGAA GGACGTGCAGGCACTCTGGAGCAATGAGCATGCACTGGCCTGGCACCTGGGCGATGACTTCCGGGAGGACCCCGTGGCCTGGGCCCGTACTCAGTGCCTGGCCTGGGAGGAGCTGGAGGACCAGCTGCCCAACTTCCTGGAGGAACTGCCCGACTGCCCGTGCACCCTGGCCCAGGCCCGGGCAGACACCGGCCGTTTCCAC ACGGACTACGGCTGTGACATTGAGCATGGCAGCGAGTGCACCTATCACCCAGGGGCTGTGCACTGCGTGCGCTCCGTGCAAGCCAG CCCCCGGTATGCCTCGGGCCAGCAGTGCTGCTACACGGCAGCGGGCACGCAGCTCCTGACGGCCGACTCGACAGGCGGCAGCACCCCGGACCGCGGCCACGACTGGGGCGCACCCCCGTTCCGCGCACCGCCCCGGGTGCCCGGCCTTTCCCACTGGCTCTACGATGTTATCAGCTTCTACCACTGCTGCCTCTGGGCGCCCGAGTGCTCCCGCTACATGCGGCGCCGGCCCTCCAGCGATTGCCGGACCTACCGGCCCCCACGCCTGG CCTCTGCTTTCGGGGACCCACATTTTGTCACCTTTGATGGCGCCAACTTCACGTTCAATGGGCACGGTGAATACGTGCTGCTGGAGGCAGCCCTGACTGGCCTGAGCGTGCAGGCACGGGCCCAGCCAGGGACGACACCTGagg GCACACAGGCCCGAGGCACAGGGCTGACTGCCGTGGCTGTCCAGGAGGGCAACTCGGACGTGGTGGAGGTCCGGCTGGCCGACGGGGTGGGGGTCCTGCAGGTGCTGCTGAACCAGGAGGTGCTCAGCTTTGCCGAACAGAGCTGGATGGACCTGCAGG GCATGTTCCTGTCGGTGGCTGCTGAGGACAGCGTATCAATCATGCTGTCATCGGGGGCTGGCCTGGAGGTCAGCATCCAGGGTCCTTTCTTGAGCGTGACGGTCCTGCTGCCCGAGAAGTTCCTTAACCACACACGAGGCCTCCTTGGGACACTCAATGACAACCCCACAGATGACTTCACCCTACGCAGCGGGCAGGTTCTGTCCGCAGGCGCCAGTTCCCGACAGCTATTCCAATTTGGGGCTGACT GGGCTGTGGAGAacgcctcctccctgctcacctatGACTCCCTGCTCCTGGTCAAAGACTTCCTGTACGGCCCCAAGCATGACCCTACCTTCCAGCCCCTCTTCCCCGACGAGACCACCCCCAACTCCAGCCAGGCGACTGAGGTGGCCGAATTGTGTGGGGACAACCATTTCTGCAGCTACGACGTGGCGGCCACTGGGAGCCTAAGCGTGGGCAATGCCACGCGGACGGCCTACCAGCTGCACCAAAGTCGTGTGCAGAGCCTGCAGTCTG TGGTGTCCTGCGGCTGGTTGGCCCCGCCCCTCAATGGGGGCAAGGAGGGCATCAGGTACCTGGTGGGCTCCACCATCCACTTCCACTGTGACAGCGGCTACAGCCTGTCCGGGGCAGAGGCCAGCACCTGTCAAGCTGATGGCACCTGGTCCACGACCACCCCGACATGCCAGCCAA GACACAGCTACACGGTGCTGCTGAGCATCATCTTTGGAGGCCTGGCAGTGGCAGCTCTGGTCGCCGTGGTCTACGTGGTGCTGTGCCGCAGGAAGGGCAACAT GGCCATCTGGGGTTCACAGCCCTGA